Proteins encoded within one genomic window of Macrotis lagotis isolate mMagLag1 chromosome 3, bilby.v1.9.chrom.fasta, whole genome shotgun sequence:
- the LOC141518241 gene encoding LOW QUALITY PROTEIN: RING finger protein 37-like (The sequence of the model RefSeq protein was modified relative to this genomic sequence to represent the inferred CDS: inserted 1 base in 1 codon; deleted 1 base in 1 codon): protein MAINLCLPQFKPRIYCNKISADGYEVENLISEDLVKRNRGFRTEYFIKPPIHVTVSFPXNVELSKINVDLIAGGMQNIVGLEVFTSTSSGKTYWTTMESQPTVLEPTNPEKEAFTLVGRILIKNQGRATFTHRGFKVRPPFHLLETNYCSVGTVTQDLWSKGPYSLGHVSNLKLSITHISGSGTTCIKKVEVWGQPAKSCSQEIIDNVMQVASQTLSRGFNPTASHPSPALPMENDCDAQSQRPQGLRELADVIQDVPEEFLDPITLEIMLFPMLLPSGKVIDQSTLEKCNRSEAVWGRVPSDPFTGVAFSQHSQPLPHTALKARIDYYLLQHTTPGYNILGRAQAPGVAVPSSVAVASRKRKGEFMEQLPNDSPHIESPRVEPPPYFFTTDPRFTSSTSEHNTKKVKLNIEPSLTHMDCSSGSFATLISWYLSKGGFWQKTTWLPW from the exons ATGGCAATAAACCTTTGCCTCCCACAGTTCAAACCAAGAATTTACTGcaacaag ATCTCAGCAGATGGCTATGAAGTAGAAAATCTCATCTCTGAA GACCTTGTGAAGAGAAACCGTGGCTTCCGCACTGAATATTTCATTAAACCACCAATCCACGTGACTGTTTCCTTTC TTAATGTGGAACTTAGCAAGATTAATGTGGACCTCATAGCAGGGGGAATGCAAAATATTGTTGGCCTGGAAGTATTCACATCTACCTCATCAGGTAAAACCTATTGGACCACCATGGAGTCTCAGCCCACAGTCTTGGAGCCGACTAACCCTGAAAAAGAGGCTTTCACTTTGGTGGGGAGAATTTTGATAAAAAACCAGGGTCGAGCAACATTCACTCACAGGGGCTTCAAGGTCAGACCACCTTTCCATCTTTTGGAAACTAACTACTGCTCTGTTGGAACTGTAACTCAGGATCTCTGGAGTAAAGGCCCCTACTCTCTTGGTCACGTCTCCAATTTAAAGCTCTCTATCACTCATATCTCTGGCAGTGGGACCACTTGCATTAAGAAGGTGGAAGTCTGGGGCCAACCAGCCAAAAGCTGTTCCCAAGAGATCATAGACAACGTCATGCAGGTAGCCTCCCAGACACTTTCTCGAGGCTTTAATCCCACAGCCTCCCACCCATCTCCAGCACTGCCAATGGAGAATGACTGTGATGCCCAGAGTCAGCGGCCACAGGGGCTTCGGGAACTGGCAGATGTGATCCAGGATGTGCCTGAGGAATTCCTGGATCCAATCACTCTGGAGATCATGCTCTTCCCCATGCTGCTTCCCTCTGGCAAGGTCATTGACCAGAGCACCCTGGAGAAATGTAACAGAAGTGAAGCAGTTTGGGGCCGAGTCCCCAGTGACCCCTTTACAGGGGTGGCTTTCAGCCAACACTCCCAGCCACTGCCCCATACTGCTCTGAAGGCCAGGATAGACTATTACCTGCTGCAGCATACTACTCCTGGCTACAACATTCTTGGAAGAGCCCAGGCTCCTGGGGTAGCAGTTCCCTCTTCTGTTGCTGTGGCTTCTCGCAAGAGAAAGGGGGAATTCATGGAACAATTGCCAAATGACAGCCCTCATATTGAGTCCCCTCGTGTTGAGCCACCTCCCTATTTTTTTACCACAGACCCACGATTCACATCTTCTACCTCGGAGCACAACACTAAGAAAGTGAAACTCAACATCGAGCCAAGCCTGACACATATGGATTGCTCATCAGGTAGTTTTGCCACACTAATCTCCTGGTATTTAAGTAAGGGTGGCTTCTGGCAAAAGACAACTTGGCTGCCATGGTAA